A part of Haloarchaeobius sp. HME9146 genomic DNA contains:
- a CDS encoding PTS sugar transporter subunit IIA yields MQQPQPDIREILTTDTVALTTEPTDKHDCIETLLDLVVETGRVDDRDAALDALLAREEETTTGVGKGIGIPHAKTDAVSEPTLAFLRSEAGIDFDAMDGEPAHLIFMILVPESGSQDHLSILSSLSRALMHDDVREALYDAESPDKVVDVVVEAVE; encoded by the coding sequence ATGCAACAGCCACAACCCGACATCCGAGAGATACTGACGACCGACACCGTCGCCCTGACCACCGAACCCACCGACAAGCACGACTGTATCGAGACGCTGCTCGACCTCGTGGTCGAAACCGGTCGTGTCGACGACCGGGACGCAGCCCTCGACGCGCTCCTCGCTCGCGAGGAGGAGACGACGACCGGCGTCGGCAAGGGAATCGGTATCCCGCACGCGAAGACCGACGCCGTCTCCGAACCGACGCTCGCGTTCCTCCGCTCCGAGGCCGGCATCGACTTCGACGCGATGGACGGCGAACCGGCACACCTGATATTCATGATACTGGTCCCCGAGAGCGGGAGCCAGGACCACCTCAGCATCCTGAGCAGCCTCTCGCGGGCGCTCATGCACGACGACGTACGTGAGGCGCTGTACGACGCCGAGTCACCCGACAAAGTGGTCGACGTGGTCGTGGAGGCGGTCGAATGA
- a CDS encoding class I SAM-dependent methyltransferase, giving the protein MDEVSRTASVYEGDTAAFVEKYRSESVAALYGQRFFEALAGERVLDVGCGPGADSTVFAERGFEVTGFDRTRPFLETVREQVPEARAAHGDMRWLPFRDDAFDGVWSSASLLHVPREDVPATLQEFRRVLAPDGVVFASLKRGEESGYSEDGRYFERYTPAEVRRLFAENGFDCVDIEIEEVPDTEPPLAWISVLAGDVRPASED; this is encoded by the coding sequence ATGGACGAGGTCTCCCGAACTGCGAGCGTGTACGAGGGTGACACCGCGGCGTTCGTCGAGAAGTACCGATCGGAATCGGTCGCGGCACTGTACGGGCAGCGGTTCTTCGAAGCCCTCGCCGGTGAACGGGTCCTCGACGTCGGTTGCGGGCCCGGTGCCGACTCGACGGTGTTCGCCGAGCGCGGCTTCGAGGTGACGGGATTCGACCGGACCCGGCCGTTCCTCGAGACGGTACGCGAGCAAGTCCCCGAGGCTCGCGCCGCTCACGGCGACATGCGCTGGCTCCCCTTCCGTGACGATGCCTTCGACGGCGTCTGGAGCTCTGCCTCCCTGCTTCACGTCCCGCGCGAGGACGTTCCTGCGACGCTCCAGGAGTTCCGACGGGTCCTCGCCCCGGACGGCGTCGTGTTCGCGTCGCTCAAGCGCGGCGAGGAGAGCGGCTACAGCGAGGATGGCCGGTACTTCGAGCGATACACGCCAGCGGAGGTGCGACGGCTGTTCGCGGAGAACGGGTTCGACTGCGTGGACATCGAGATAGAAGAAGTGCCGGACACCGAGCCGCCGCTAGCATGGATCAGCGTCCTCGCGGGTGACGTGCGTCCCGCGAGCGAGGATTAG
- a CDS encoding HPr family phosphocarrier protein — MSERIVEVVPADGLHARPAAKFVEAANEHKADVTVQPVDGDTDPVDARSMLGVTSLGVACGDSVKLTAEGADADEALDALETVLSTPEAEQDA; from the coding sequence ATGAGCGAACGAATCGTCGAGGTCGTCCCCGCCGACGGCCTGCACGCCCGACCCGCCGCGAAGTTCGTCGAGGCCGCGAACGAGCACAAGGCCGACGTGACGGTCCAGCCCGTCGATGGCGACACCGACCCGGTCGATGCCCGGAGCATGCTCGGCGTGACGAGTCTCGGTGTGGCCTGTGGCGATTCCGTGAAACTGACTGCCGAGGGGGCCGACGCCGATGAGGCGCTCGACGCGCTCGAAACCGTCCTCTCCACGCCGGAGGCCGAACAGGACGCATGA
- a CDS encoding PTS fructose transporter subunit IIB: MKLVAVTSCPTGIAHSQMAAENLEQTAPELGHEIKVEVQGAMGAENELTAAEIDAADAVIIAADTAVSRDRFEGKPLVKGTVKDAVNDPEGLIEQAQAEVDGAGSAEAAGDEAAESETATTDTTDATTTDTEPTQRPKGGDRSKGLFARLKRLFS; the protein is encoded by the coding sequence ATGAAACTCGTCGCAGTCACGTCCTGTCCGACCGGAATCGCACACAGCCAGATGGCAGCAGAGAACCTCGAACAGACAGCGCCGGAACTCGGCCACGAGATCAAGGTCGAGGTCCAGGGCGCGATGGGCGCGGAGAACGAGCTCACGGCCGCGGAGATCGACGCGGCTGACGCGGTCATCATCGCCGCAGATACGGCCGTCAGCCGCGACCGATTCGAGGGAAAGCCCCTCGTCAAGGGAACCGTGAAAGACGCGGTCAACGACCCCGAGGGACTCATCGAGCAGGCCCAGGCGGAGGTCGACGGCGCTGGCTCGGCGGAGGCAGCTGGAGACGAGGCTGCCGAATCCGAGACGGCCACGACCGACACCACGGATGCAACCACGACCGACACCGAGCCCACCCAGCGCCCGAAGGGCGGCGACCGCTCGAAGGGGCTGTTCGCGCGGCTCAAGCGGCTCTTCTCCTGA
- the ptsP gene encoding phosphoenolpyruvate--protein phosphotransferase, whose amino-acid sequence MSWRLDGVGATPRSGVGTVVWYDPDASLDEPPDPETVDADAERERVADARQTAREELETEREQTRERIGDEEAEVFDAHLQFLDDPQLVDAVDDAIDEGLPAEHAVVAGFEDPIAQFEGMDGMMAERADDLRDIRDRLVRLLTDGDRVDLGDVPEGTVLLAERLTPSDTAQLDSDRVAGFATVEGGRTSHAAIFARSLAIPAIVGLGDQLSEVEEGATVVVNGDDGTLVVDPDEETRTAAEQTETVELRPDPVTTADGTPVEVAANLGTLAELDGAVEQGADGIGLFRTEFLFLDRTAPPTEDEQADVYSEALDAFPEGRVVVRTLDVGGDKPIPYLDQPDEDNPFLGERGVRRSLGRDTDLFETQLRALMRAAAVGDGDLAVMFPMVATVEELDTVLARVESVASDLESAGIAYEVPELGVMIETPGAVFLADELASRVDFLSLGTNDLTQYVMAAARENDRVADLHDPLHPPVLRAIKRTVEAAHANDAWVGMCGEMAGDPEVTELLVGLGLDELSMSAVTVPAVKAGVEAVTDDNAAALAERALSAQTKDQVPTTTNDSP is encoded by the coding sequence ATGAGCTGGCGACTCGACGGCGTCGGTGCCACGCCCCGGTCCGGGGTCGGCACCGTCGTGTGGTACGACCCGGACGCGAGCCTGGACGAGCCGCCCGATCCGGAGACGGTCGACGCGGACGCCGAGCGCGAGCGCGTCGCAGACGCCCGCCAGACCGCACGGGAAGAACTCGAAACTGAGCGCGAGCAGACCCGCGAGCGCATCGGCGACGAGGAGGCCGAAGTGTTCGACGCACACCTGCAGTTCCTCGACGACCCACAGCTGGTCGACGCCGTCGACGACGCCATCGACGAGGGACTACCCGCCGAACACGCTGTCGTCGCCGGGTTCGAAGACCCCATCGCCCAGTTCGAGGGCATGGACGGCATGATGGCCGAGCGCGCGGACGACCTGCGGGACATCCGCGACCGCCTGGTCCGCCTCCTGACCGATGGCGACCGGGTCGACCTCGGGGACGTCCCCGAGGGCACGGTCCTGCTCGCGGAGCGACTCACGCCGAGCGACACGGCCCAACTCGATTCCGACCGCGTGGCCGGCTTCGCGACGGTCGAAGGCGGTCGTACATCCCACGCCGCCATCTTCGCTCGGTCGCTCGCCATCCCGGCCATCGTCGGGCTGGGCGACCAGCTCAGCGAAGTCGAAGAGGGAGCGACCGTCGTCGTGAACGGCGACGACGGAACGCTCGTCGTCGACCCCGACGAGGAGACCCGGACCGCGGCCGAACAGACGGAGACGGTCGAACTCCGCCCGGACCCGGTCACGACCGCCGACGGAACTCCCGTCGAGGTTGCGGCGAACCTCGGCACACTCGCGGAACTGGACGGTGCAGTCGAACAGGGCGCGGACGGCATCGGGTTGTTCAGAACGGAGTTCCTGTTTCTGGACCGCACCGCCCCGCCAACCGAAGACGAACAGGCCGACGTGTACTCCGAGGCGCTCGACGCCTTCCCCGAGGGGCGCGTCGTGGTCCGGACGCTCGACGTGGGTGGCGACAAGCCCATCCCGTACCTCGATCAGCCCGACGAAGACAACCCATTCCTCGGCGAGCGCGGCGTCCGCCGGTCGCTCGGGCGCGACACCGACCTGTTCGAGACGCAGTTGCGCGCGCTCATGCGAGCGGCCGCTGTTGGCGACGGGGACCTCGCGGTCATGTTCCCCATGGTCGCGACCGTCGAGGAACTCGACACCGTCTTGGCGCGGGTCGAGTCGGTCGCATCGGACCTCGAATCAGCGGGTATCGCCTACGAGGTTCCCGAACTCGGGGTCATGATAGAGACCCCCGGAGCCGTGTTCCTCGCGGACGAACTCGCCAGCCGGGTCGACTTCCTCAGCCTCGGAACGAACGACCTCACGCAGTACGTCATGGCCGCGGCCCGCGAGAACGACCGCGTCGCGGACCTCCACGACCCGCTCCATCCGCCAGTCCTGCGCGCGATCAAGCGGACCGTCGAGGCCGCCCACGCGAACGACGCCTGGGTCGGCATGTGCGGCGAGATGGCCGGTGACCCCGAAGTCACGGAACTGCTCGTCGGGCTCGGCCTCGACGAACTGAGCATGAGCGCCGTCACCGTCCCCGCAGTGAAGGCGGGCGTCGAAGCCGTCACCGACGACAACGCCGCCGCCCTCGCAGAACGTGCATTGTCAGCACAGACCAAAGACCAAGTGCCCACCACCACCAACGATTCACCATGA